A stretch of the Streptomyces venezuelae genome encodes the following:
- a CDS encoding glycine--tRNA ligase produces MAADKIDTIVSLSKRRGFVYPCSEIYGGSKAAWDYGPLGVELKENIKRQWWKAMVTGREDVVGIDSSVILAPEVWVASGHVATFSDPLTECTACHKRHRADHLEEAYEAKHGRLPENGLADINCPHCGTKGQFTEPKQFSGMLETHLGPTQDTGSKAYLRPETAQGIFTNFAQVQQTSRKKPPFGIAQMGKSFRNEITPGNFIFRTREFEQMEMEFFVKPGEDEQWHEYWMNERWNWYRDLGIREENIRWYEHPKEKLSHYSKRTADIEYRFNFGGTEFSELEGVANRTDFDLKAHSAASGTDLSFFDQEAGERWTPYVIEPAAGVNRAMLAFLLDAYIEDEAPNAKGVMEKRTVMRLDPRLAPVKVAVLPLSRNADLSPKAKGLAADLRKNWNIEFDDAGAIGRRYRRQDEIGTPYCVTVDFDTLDDNAVTVRERDTMKQERVSLDQIQSYLGSRLLGC; encoded by the coding sequence GTGGCCGCCGACAAGATCGACACCATCGTCAGCCTCAGCAAGCGCCGTGGCTTCGTCTACCCGTGCAGTGAGATCTACGGCGGCTCCAAGGCCGCCTGGGACTACGGACCGCTGGGTGTCGAGCTCAAGGAAAACATCAAGCGTCAGTGGTGGAAGGCGATGGTCACCGGGCGTGAGGACGTCGTCGGCATCGACTCCTCCGTGATCCTGGCCCCCGAGGTCTGGGTGGCCTCCGGCCACGTCGCGACCTTCTCGGACCCGCTGACCGAGTGCACCGCGTGCCACAAGCGCCACCGCGCCGACCACCTGGAAGAGGCGTACGAGGCCAAGCACGGCCGCCTCCCGGAGAACGGCCTGGCCGACATCAACTGCCCGCACTGCGGCACCAAGGGCCAGTTCACCGAGCCCAAGCAGTTCTCCGGCATGCTGGAGACCCACCTCGGCCCGACCCAGGACACCGGCTCCAAGGCGTACCTGCGCCCCGAGACCGCCCAGGGCATCTTCACCAACTTCGCCCAGGTTCAGCAGACTTCCCGCAAGAAGCCGCCGTTCGGCATCGCGCAGATGGGCAAGTCCTTCCGGAACGAGATCACTCCGGGCAACTTCATCTTCCGGACCCGTGAGTTCGAGCAGATGGAGATGGAGTTCTTCGTCAAGCCGGGCGAGGACGAGCAGTGGCACGAGTACTGGATGAACGAGCGCTGGAACTGGTACCGCGACCTCGGTATCCGCGAGGAGAACATCCGCTGGTACGAGCACCCGAAGGAGAAGCTGTCCCACTACTCGAAGCGCACCGCCGACATCGAGTACCGCTTCAACTTCGGCGGCACCGAGTTCTCCGAGCTCGAGGGCGTAGCCAACCGCACCGACTTCGACCTCAAGGCCCACTCCGCGGCCTCCGGCACGGACCTCTCCTTCTTCGACCAGGAGGCCGGCGAGCGCTGGACCCCCTACGTCATCGAGCCGGCGGCCGGTGTCAACCGCGCCATGCTCGCCTTCCTGCTCGACGCCTACATCGAGGACGAGGCCCCGAACGCCAAGGGCGTCATGGAGAAGCGCACCGTGATGCGCCTCGACCCGCGCCTGGCCCCGGTCAAGGTCGCCGTCCTGCCGCTGTCCCGCAACGCCGACCTGTCGCCGAAGGCCAAGGGTCTCGCCGCGGACCTGCGGAAGAACTGGAACATCGAGTTCGACGACGCGGGCGCCATCGGCCGCCGCTACCGCCGCCAGGACGAGATCGGTACGCCGTACTGCGTCACCGTCGACTTCGACACCCTGGACGACAACGCGGTGACCGTCCGTGAGCGCGACACCATGAAGCAGGAGCGCGTCTCGCTGGACCAGATCCAGTCCTACCTGGGCAGCCGTCTGCTGGGCTGCTAG
- a CDS encoding TerB family tellurite resistance protein, translated as MLPVRGGTSRKLKVWGIRTAWNTVSDGEFFCPGCGGDRNYRRRTGRRRFAVLGVPVLPRGNVGPVVECAACRDRFATDVLDHPTTSRFSALLRDAVHTVTLAVLAAGGASSRSALETAAEVVRSAGFQDCGEDQLAVLVATLTADTGRLPGLYDGPECCGAALSIELHEALEPLAPHLATPGRESVLLQGARIALADGPYTPAEREVLATVGAALRLDSDEVSRLLASARTPS; from the coding sequence GTGCTGCCAGTTCGGGGTGGGACCAGCCGGAAGCTGAAGGTCTGGGGCATCCGTACCGCCTGGAACACCGTGAGCGACGGGGAGTTCTTCTGCCCGGGCTGCGGTGGCGACCGCAACTACCGCCGTCGCACGGGCCGCCGCCGGTTCGCCGTCCTCGGTGTGCCGGTGCTGCCGCGCGGCAACGTCGGGCCGGTGGTCGAGTGCGCCGCCTGCCGCGACCGGTTCGCCACGGACGTCCTGGACCACCCCACCACCAGCCGCTTCTCGGCGCTGCTGCGCGACGCCGTGCACACGGTCACGCTGGCCGTCCTCGCGGCCGGCGGTGCCTCCTCGCGCAGCGCGCTGGAGACGGCGGCCGAGGTGGTGCGGTCGGCCGGCTTCCAGGACTGCGGCGAGGACCAGCTGGCGGTGCTGGTGGCGACGCTGACCGCGGACACCGGCCGGCTGCCCGGGCTGTACGACGGCCCCGAGTGCTGCGGCGCCGCGCTCTCCATCGAGCTGCACGAGGCGCTGGAGCCGCTGGCCCCGCACCTGGCCACCCCCGGACGGGAGTCCGTGCTGCTGCAGGGCGCCCGGATCGCGCTCGCCGACGGTCCGTACACCCCGGCCGAGCGTGAGGTGCTGGCCACCGTGGGCGCGGCCCTCAGGCTCGACTCCGACGAGGTCTCGCGACTGCTGGCCTCGGCCCGTACGCCCTCCTGA
- a CDS encoding SDR family oxidoreductase, whose translation MYGRPALPAFLASDEASFVTGVVLPVDGGYLAQ comes from the coding sequence ATGTACGGGAGACCAGCCCTGCCGGCCTTCCTGGCCTCGGACGAGGCCTCCTTCGTCACCGGGGTGGTCCTGCCGGTGGACGGCGGCTACCTGGCGCAATGA
- the recO gene encoding DNA repair protein RecO — translation MSLFRDDGIVLRTQKLGEADRIITLLTRGHGRVRAVARGVRRTKSKFGARLEPFSHADVQFFARGSELVGRSLPLCTQTEIIAPYGNGIVTDYARYTAGTAMLETAERFTENEGEPAVQQYLLLVGALRTLARGEHEPHLILDAFLLRSLAVNGYAPSFEDCARCGIHGPNRHFSVAAGGVVCGDCRVAGSVVPSSEAIALLSALLTGDWAHADACEARHVREGSGLVSAYLHWHLERGLRSLRYVEK, via the coding sequence ATGAGTCTGTTCCGCGACGACGGCATCGTGCTGCGCACCCAGAAGCTGGGCGAGGCGGACCGCATCATCACCCTGCTGACCCGCGGACACGGCCGGGTGCGGGCGGTGGCCCGCGGGGTGCGCCGCACCAAGTCCAAGTTCGGCGCCCGGCTGGAACCTTTCTCCCATGCCGACGTCCAGTTCTTCGCCCGGGGCAGCGAACTGGTCGGCCGCAGCCTGCCGCTCTGCACCCAGACCGAGATCATCGCCCCGTACGGCAACGGCATCGTCACCGACTACGCCCGCTACACCGCCGGCACCGCCATGCTGGAGACCGCCGAACGCTTCACCGAGAACGAGGGCGAACCCGCCGTACAGCAGTACCTGCTGCTGGTCGGCGCCCTGCGCACGCTGGCCCGGGGCGAACACGAACCCCACCTGATCCTCGACGCCTTCCTGCTGCGCTCCCTCGCCGTCAACGGCTACGCCCCCTCCTTCGAGGACTGCGCCCGGTGCGGCATCCACGGCCCCAACCGGCACTTCTCGGTCGCCGCCGGCGGAGTCGTCTGCGGCGACTGCCGGGTGGCGGGCAGCGTCGTACCCTCGTCGGAGGCCATCGCTCTGCTCAGCGCGCTGCTGACCGGCGACTGGGCCCACGCGGACGCGTGCGAGGCGCGCCATGTGCGGGAGGGGAGCGGACTGGTCTCCGCCTATTTGCACTGGCATCTGGAGCGCGGGCTACGCTCCTTGCGATACGTCGAGAAATAG
- a CDS encoding metal ABC transporter permease, whose amino-acid sequence MDILDYAFMQRALIAAALVGITAPAIGTYLVQRRQALMGDGLGHVAMTGVALGFVLQTSPVWMATLVAVVGAVGMELIRARGRTSGDVALAMLFYGGLAGGVMIINLGGGQTASLLGSMFGSITTVSSEDVTAMALLAAFVLAVAIGLRRQLFAVCQDEEFARVTGLPVRALNLLIAVTAAVTVTVAMRIVGLLLVSAMLVIPVAAAQRLTRSFATTLGLAMAISVTVSLTGTAATYYINVPSGATIVLLAIAVFLVMTALSAPLARRRAKAAQAAEEVCTRDDVKV is encoded by the coding sequence ATGGACATCCTCGATTACGCCTTCATGCAGCGAGCGCTGATCGCTGCCGCGCTGGTCGGCATCACCGCCCCCGCCATCGGCACGTACCTCGTCCAGCGCCGCCAGGCACTCATGGGCGACGGCCTCGGGCATGTCGCCATGACCGGTGTCGCCCTCGGTTTCGTACTCCAGACCAGCCCCGTCTGGATGGCCACCCTGGTCGCCGTCGTCGGCGCCGTCGGCATGGAGCTGATCCGCGCCCGCGGCAGGACCAGCGGGGACGTCGCCCTCGCCATGCTCTTCTACGGCGGCCTGGCCGGCGGCGTGATGATCATCAACCTCGGGGGCGGTCAGACGGCCAGCCTCCTGGGCTCCATGTTCGGCTCGATCACCACGGTCTCCTCCGAGGACGTGACCGCGATGGCGCTCCTCGCCGCCTTCGTCCTCGCCGTGGCCATCGGCCTGCGCAGGCAGCTCTTCGCCGTCTGCCAGGACGAGGAGTTCGCCCGGGTCACCGGCCTGCCCGTGCGCGCACTGAACCTGCTGATCGCGGTCACCGCGGCGGTCACCGTCACCGTGGCCATGCGCATCGTCGGCCTGCTGCTGGTCAGCGCGATGCTGGTGATCCCGGTCGCCGCCGCCCAGCGGCTCACCCGCAGTTTCGCCACCACCCTGGGCCTGGCCATGGCCATCAGCGTGACCGTCTCCCTGACCGGCACCGCGGCCACCTATTACATCAACGTCCCCTCGGGCGCGACGATCGTGCTGCTCGCGATCGCCGTCTTCCTGGTGATGACCGCCCTCTCCGCTCCCCTGGCCCGCCGCCGGGCCAAAGCCGCGCAGGCCGCCGAGGAGGTCTGCACGCGCGACGATGTGAAGGTCTAG
- a CDS encoding TetR family transcriptional regulator produces the protein MPPAAAEPLTPERILEATEEVLRRYGPAKATVVDVARALGVSHGSVYRHFPSKAALREAVTDRWLGKTVGRLQQIVSATAEPAPARLESWLEALFEAKRHKAGDDPELFATYTVLLAENSGVVETHLAELVEQLARIIGEGVGSGTLTAPDVPAAARAVFDATARFHDPQYAADWQSPSIAAEFEAVSTLVIRGLRP, from the coding sequence ATGCCACCCGCAGCCGCCGAGCCCCTGACCCCCGAGCGCATCCTCGAAGCCACCGAGGAGGTGCTGCGCCGCTACGGCCCGGCCAAGGCCACCGTGGTGGACGTGGCACGGGCGCTGGGCGTGAGCCACGGCAGCGTGTACCGGCACTTCCCGTCGAAGGCGGCGCTGCGCGAGGCGGTCACCGACCGCTGGCTCGGCAAGACCGTGGGCCGGCTGCAGCAGATCGTCTCCGCCACGGCCGAGCCCGCGCCCGCGCGGCTGGAGTCCTGGCTGGAGGCCCTCTTCGAGGCGAAGCGGCACAAGGCGGGGGACGATCCGGAGCTGTTCGCGACGTACACGGTGCTGCTCGCCGAGAACAGCGGCGTGGTGGAGACCCACCTGGCCGAGCTGGTCGAGCAGCTGGCCCGGATCATCGGCGAGGGCGTCGGCTCCGGCACCCTCACCGCCCCCGATGTGCCGGCCGCCGCCCGGGCCGTGTTCGACGCGACCGCCCGCTTCCACGATCCCCAGTACGCGGCGGACTGGCAGTCCCCGTCCATCGCCGCCGAGTTCGAGGCGGTCAGCACCCTGGTGATCCGCGGCCTGCGCCCCTGA
- a CDS encoding isoprenyl transferase, whose protein sequence is MARRGILGRRRDDYKLPEPHPSGERPPKIPGELVPNHVAIVMDGNGRWAKERGLPRTEGHKVGEGVVLDVLKGCLEMGVKNLSLYAFSTENWKRSPDEVRFLMNFNRDVIRRRRDEMDELGIRIRWVGRMPKMWKSVVQELQIAQEQTVKNNKMTLYFCVNYGGRAEIADAAQAIARDVAAGRLDPSKVNEKTFAKYMYYPDMPDVDLFVRPSGEQRTSNYLIWQSAYAEMVFQDVLWPDFDRRDLWRACLEYAQRDRRFGGAVPNQVEGPGAAG, encoded by the coding sequence ATGGCACGACGCGGGATCCTGGGACGCCGCCGCGACGACTACAAGCTTCCCGAGCCGCACCCGTCCGGTGAGCGCCCGCCGAAGATCCCCGGTGAGCTGGTCCCCAACCACGTGGCCATCGTGATGGACGGCAACGGGCGCTGGGCCAAGGAGCGCGGACTGCCCCGCACCGAGGGCCACAAGGTCGGCGAGGGCGTCGTGCTCGACGTGCTCAAGGGCTGCCTGGAGATGGGCGTCAAGAACCTCTCGCTGTACGCCTTCTCGACGGAGAACTGGAAGCGCTCGCCCGACGAGGTGCGCTTCCTGATGAACTTCAACCGCGATGTCATCCGGCGCCGCCGCGACGAGATGGACGAGCTGGGCATCCGCATCCGCTGGGTCGGCCGGATGCCGAAGATGTGGAAGTCGGTCGTCCAGGAGCTCCAGATCGCCCAGGAGCAGACGGTCAAGAACAACAAGATGACCCTGTACTTCTGCGTGAACTACGGCGGGCGCGCGGAGATCGCGGACGCGGCGCAGGCCATCGCCCGTGATGTGGCGGCGGGCCGGCTGGACCCGTCGAAGGTCAACGAGAAGACCTTCGCGAAGTACATGTACTACCCGGACATGCCCGATGTGGACCTGTTTGTCCGCCCCAGCGGCGAGCAGCGCACGTCCAACTACCTGATCTGGCAGAGCGCTTACGCGGAGATGGTCTTCCAGGACGTGCTGTGGCCGGACTTCGACCGGCGCGATCTGTGGCGGGCCTGCCTGGAGTACGCCCAGCGCGACCGCCGGTTCGGCGGGGCCGTTCCGAACCAGGTCGAGGGCCCGGGGGCGGCCGGGTAA
- a CDS encoding Fur family transcriptional regulator, giving the protein MATAPGETNTAPVRGRSTRQRAAVAAALDEVDEFRSAQELHDMLRHRGDSVGLTTVYRTLQSLADAGEVDVLRTSDGEAVYRRCSTGDHHHHLVCRKCGKAVEVEGPAVEKWAESIAAEHGYVNVAHTVEIFGTCADCAAAG; this is encoded by the coding sequence GTGGCGACTGCCCCTGGCGAGACGAATACCGCGCCAGTACGAGGACGGTCCACCCGGCAGCGGGCCGCCGTCGCGGCGGCCCTGGACGAGGTGGACGAGTTCCGCAGCGCCCAGGAGCTGCACGACATGCTCAGGCACCGCGGTGACTCGGTGGGCCTGACCACCGTGTACCGCACCCTCCAGTCCCTCGCCGACGCCGGCGAGGTGGACGTGCTGCGCACCAGCGACGGCGAGGCCGTCTACCGGCGCTGCTCCACCGGTGATCACCACCACCACCTGGTCTGCCGCAAGTGCGGCAAGGCCGTGGAGGTGGAGGGCCCCGCGGTGGAGAAGTGGGCCGAGTCGATCGCGGCCGAGCACGGCTATGTGAACGTGGCCCACACGGTGGAGATCTTCGGCACCTGCGCGGACTGCGCCGCGGCCGGCTAG
- a CDS encoding metal ABC transporter ATP-binding protein has translation MTAATEARAMQSPPRPADDRPVISLRGAKASLGSRPVLRGIDLTVHRGEVVALLGANGSGKSTAVRAVVGQVPLTDGSLKVFGTDFKQFRDWSRIGYVPQRTTAAGGVPATVREVVSSGRLARSRFGLLRKADKAAIAHALALVGMDAHADVSVDALSGGQHQRVLIARALAVEPELLIMDEPMAGVDLANQEVLANALRTQVAAGSAVLLVLHELGPLEPLIDRAVVLRDGCVVHDGPPPEAVGQHALPGHDHVHPHAAHDAEPLRTGLLS, from the coding sequence ATGACAGCAGCAACGGAGGCGCGAGCCATGCAGTCCCCGCCCCGACCGGCCGACGACCGGCCCGTCATATCCCTGCGCGGGGCCAAGGCCTCGCTCGGCTCGCGCCCCGTGCTGCGCGGAATCGACCTCACCGTCCACCGTGGCGAGGTCGTCGCCCTGCTCGGCGCCAACGGCTCCGGCAAGTCCACGGCCGTCCGCGCCGTGGTCGGCCAGGTGCCGCTGACCGACGGCTCCCTGAAGGTCTTCGGCACCGACTTCAAACAGTTCCGCGACTGGTCGCGGATCGGGTACGTCCCGCAGCGCACCACCGCCGCCGGCGGCGTCCCGGCCACCGTCCGCGAGGTCGTCTCCTCCGGCCGGCTCGCCCGCTCCCGCTTCGGGCTCCTGCGCAAGGCCGACAAGGCCGCCATAGCCCACGCCCTGGCCTTGGTCGGGATGGACGCGCACGCCGACGTCTCGGTGGACGCCCTCTCCGGCGGCCAGCACCAGCGCGTCCTCATAGCCCGGGCGCTCGCCGTCGAACCCGAACTGCTGATCATGGACGAGCCGATGGCCGGCGTGGACCTCGCCAACCAGGAGGTCCTGGCGAACGCCCTGCGCACCCAGGTCGCCGCCGGCTCCGCCGTCCTGCTCGTCCTGCACGAGCTGGGCCCGCTGGAGCCCCTGATCGACCGCGCCGTCGTGCTGCGCGACGGCTGCGTCGTCCACGACGGCCCGCCCCCGGAGGCCGTGGGCCAGCACGCCCTGCCCGGCCACGACCACGTACACCCCCACGCGGCGCACGACGCCGAGCCCCTGCGGACGGGACTGCTGAGCTGA
- a CDS encoding alpha/beta fold hydrolase, producing the protein MPDIELTAGTIDYLDTGRPRTCLGTVVLVPGPGFDESVWDRVTEDLRADFRILVPVLPLGGHRRPMRPGADLSATGVAALLAEFLERLDLREVTLVQNDAGTAQLLVGVADERIGRLVLTSCEALDNYPPGPQGKVLERMSRIPGGLFLLLQSFRSRRLAGMQNSLGGMAKRPIPHELVRRWYRPLLTDPAVRRDFAAFLKATRKDTYLRAAERLPEFRRPALVAWGAEDRMMPPATGRRLAELLPRGRYVEIPDARTLIPLDNPGALCAELRAFIATT; encoded by the coding sequence ATGCCGGACATCGAACTGACCGCCGGAACCATCGACTACCTCGACACCGGGCGCCCGCGCACCTGCCTGGGCACCGTCGTCCTCGTCCCCGGGCCCGGCTTCGACGAATCCGTCTGGGACCGGGTCACCGAGGACCTGCGCGCCGACTTCCGCATCCTGGTCCCGGTCCTGCCGCTGGGCGGCCACCGCCGCCCGATGCGCCCCGGAGCCGATCTCTCCGCCACCGGAGTCGCCGCCCTGCTGGCCGAGTTCCTCGAACGGCTGGACCTCCGCGAGGTCACCCTCGTCCAGAACGACGCGGGCACCGCCCAGCTGCTCGTCGGGGTCGCCGACGAACGCATCGGGCGGCTCGTGCTCACCTCCTGCGAGGCCCTCGACAACTACCCTCCGGGCCCGCAGGGCAAGGTCCTGGAGCGCATGAGCCGGATTCCCGGCGGGCTCTTCCTGCTGCTCCAGTCCTTCCGCTCCCGCCGGCTGGCCGGGATGCAGAACTCCCTCGGCGGCATGGCCAAGCGGCCCATCCCGCACGAGCTGGTCCGCCGCTGGTACCGGCCGCTGCTCACCGACCCGGCCGTCCGCCGCGACTTCGCCGCCTTCCTGAAGGCCACCCGCAAGGACACCTACCTGCGGGCCGCCGAGCGACTGCCGGAGTTCCGGCGGCCCGCGCTGGTCGCCTGGGGCGCCGAAGACCGGATGATGCCGCCGGCCACCGGCCGCAGGCTCGCCGAGCTGCTCCCCCGGGGCCGGTACGTGGAGATCCCCGACGCCCGCACCCTGATCCCGCTGGACAACCCCGGGGCCCTGTGTGCCGAGCTCCGCGCATTCATCGCCACGACCTGA
- a CDS encoding TetR/AcrR family transcriptional regulator gives MTTKGDTRARILAAATELFRRQGYAATGMKQIVAAAGAPYGSAYHFFPDGKAQLGEEVVRTSGAAYLALIGELFADPAADPAQATADAFAGAAETLHELDYADPCPIATVALEVASTHEGLRRATAEVFDSWTDALGRFYEAAGIPAPAARETAGAVIALLEGAFMLGRASRSRTPVLTAAGAAAAIVRAAAVSASGTKAAPGA, from the coding sequence GTGACGACAAAGGGCGATACCAGAGCGCGCATCCTGGCGGCGGCGACCGAGCTCTTCCGCCGGCAGGGCTATGCGGCGACCGGCATGAAGCAGATCGTGGCGGCGGCCGGGGCCCCGTACGGTTCCGCCTACCACTTCTTCCCGGACGGCAAGGCGCAGCTCGGCGAGGAGGTCGTACGCACCTCCGGCGCGGCCTATCTGGCCCTGATCGGGGAGCTCTTCGCGGACCCGGCGGCGGATCCGGCGCAGGCCACCGCCGACGCCTTCGCAGGGGCCGCCGAAACCCTGCACGAGCTGGACTACGCCGATCCGTGCCCGATCGCCACGGTGGCCCTGGAGGTGGCCAGTACGCACGAGGGGCTGCGGCGGGCCACCGCCGAGGTCTTCGACTCCTGGACCGACGCGCTGGGCCGGTTCTACGAGGCCGCCGGCATCCCGGCGCCGGCCGCCCGGGAGACCGCCGGCGCCGTGATCGCACTGCTGGAGGGGGCGTTCATGTTGGGCCGGGCCTCCCGTTCGCGGACGCCCGTACTGACCGCCGCGGGGGCCGCGGCGGCGATCGTGCGCGCCGCCGCCGTCTCGGCATCCGGTACAAAAGCCGCGCCCGGTGCGTAA
- a CDS encoding nucleobase:cation symporter-2 family protein: MARVAARLSDNGEQSSHPVDEVLPVPKLALYGFQHVLAFYAGAVIVPIIVGNALKLSPEQLVYLINADLFTCGIASIIQAWGIGRIGARLPLIQGVTFTAVSPMIAIGLGAGGGTAALLVIYGAVITAGIATFAFAWLPAKAFRAVMRLFPPVVTGTVITVLGIVLLPVGLNDAAGGLGSPDFGDPKHFAYAGGTMLFILVLMKIGKPFLSSISILLGLVGGTAVAFLLGDAKFGDVGKSDWIGVTTPFHFGMPKFEWFPIVLMLIVMLITMVETTGDTYAVGDIVGKEVDSETVARALRADGAATALGGVLNSFPYVAFAENVGLVRMTKVKSRFVVVAAGVFMIILGLLPKAAAIVAAVPHGVLGGAATVMFGMVALAGIQTLAKVDLKEEKNALVVGVSLAFALLPATVPALFTKHMDQDLSSLLNSGVTLGATAAIVLNLVFNGLGKDDAHGPAIAIPAPAGELAKDPAEAPADAPAGELVDVPAAAGAAPDTSATSLEKPAAGAGEPAAPAS, from the coding sequence ATGGCACGTGTCGCCGCCCGGCTTTCCGACAACGGAGAGCAGAGCTCGCACCCGGTCGACGAGGTGCTCCCCGTCCCCAAGCTCGCGCTGTACGGCTTCCAGCACGTACTCGCCTTCTACGCCGGCGCGGTGATCGTTCCGATCATCGTCGGCAACGCGCTGAAGCTGAGCCCTGAACAGCTGGTCTACCTGATCAACGCGGATCTCTTCACCTGCGGTATCGCCTCGATCATCCAGGCCTGGGGCATCGGCCGGATCGGTGCGCGGCTGCCGCTGATCCAGGGCGTGACCTTCACGGCCGTCTCCCCGATGATCGCCATCGGCCTCGGGGCCGGCGGCGGCACCGCCGCCCTGCTGGTGATCTACGGCGCGGTCATCACGGCCGGTATCGCCACCTTCGCCTTCGCCTGGCTGCCCGCCAAGGCCTTCCGGGCCGTCATGCGACTGTTCCCGCCGGTGGTCACCGGCACGGTGATCACCGTCCTCGGCATCGTCCTGCTGCCGGTCGGCCTGAACGACGCGGCCGGCGGCCTGGGCAGCCCGGACTTCGGCGACCCGAAGCACTTCGCCTACGCCGGCGGCACCATGCTCTTCATCCTCGTCCTGATGAAGATCGGCAAGCCGTTCCTGTCCTCGATCTCCATCCTCCTCGGCCTGGTCGGCGGCACCGCGGTCGCCTTCCTGCTCGGCGACGCCAAGTTCGGCGACGTGGGCAAGTCGGACTGGATCGGTGTCACCACACCGTTCCACTTCGGCATGCCGAAGTTCGAGTGGTTCCCGATCGTCCTGATGCTCATCGTCATGCTGATCACCATGGTCGAGACCACCGGCGACACCTACGCCGTCGGCGACATCGTCGGCAAGGAGGTCGACAGCGAGACCGTGGCCCGCGCCCTGCGTGCCGACGGCGCCGCCACCGCCCTCGGCGGCGTCCTCAACTCCTTCCCGTACGTCGCCTTCGCCGAAAACGTCGGCCTGGTCCGGATGACCAAGGTGAAGAGCCGGTTCGTGGTCGTCGCGGCCGGTGTATTCATGATCATCCTGGGTCTGCTGCCGAAGGCCGCCGCGATCGTCGCCGCCGTCCCGCACGGGGTGCTCGGCGGCGCCGCCACCGTCATGTTCGGCATGGTCGCCCTGGCCGGCATCCAGACCCTCGCCAAGGTGGACCTGAAGGAGGAGAAGAACGCCCTGGTCGTGGGTGTCTCCCTCGCCTTCGCCCTGCTCCCCGCCACCGTGCCGGCGCTGTTCACCAAGCACATGGACCAGGATCTGTCCTCGCTGCTCAACAGCGGTGTCACGCTCGGTGCCACGGCCGCCATCGTCCTCAACCTGGTCTTCAACGGCCTGGGCAAGGACGACGCCCACGGCCCCGCGATCGCGATCCCGGCCCCGGCCGGTGAGCTCGCGAAGGACCCTGCCGAAGCGCCCGCGGACGCCCCGGCCGGCGAGCTCGTGGACGTGCCGGCCGCGGCCGGTGCCGCCCCGGACACCTCCGCCACCTCCCTGGAGAAGCCCGCCGCCGGAGCGGGCGAACCGGCGGCCCCGGCCTCCTGA
- a CDS encoding metal ABC transporter substrate-binding protein produces the protein MNVRRLIPTAALAGAVALAGTALTACSGAGAAGSKDGKLGVTASFYPLQFIAEQIGKDHVKVDGLTKPGVEPHDLEITPKQTAQLGEADVVLYLKNLQPAVDKAVAQSGVKNIVDAATLTELETHGASGHDHDHGHEGEAGHEEDHDHGHSHEGGTDPHVWLDPVKYAEIAKGVGAALEKADPGHAADYKKNTDELVGKLAALDTEFKDGLKNTASKTFITTHSAFGYLAERYGLDQEGISGVNPESEPSPARMKELQAVAKKDNVTTVFFETLASDKTAKALATDTGLKTDVLDPLEGITDKSQGADYFEVMRSNLKNLQKALGAK, from the coding sequence ATGAACGTACGACGTCTGATACCCACCGCCGCCCTCGCCGGAGCCGTCGCCCTCGCCGGCACGGCCCTCACCGCCTGCTCCGGAGCGGGCGCCGCCGGCAGCAAGGACGGCAAGCTCGGCGTCACGGCGTCGTTCTACCCGCTGCAGTTCATCGCCGAGCAGATCGGCAAGGACCACGTGAAGGTCGACGGCCTGACCAAGCCGGGCGTCGAACCGCACGACCTGGAGATCACCCCCAAGCAGACCGCGCAGCTCGGCGAAGCCGACGTGGTCCTCTACCTCAAGAACCTTCAGCCCGCCGTCGACAAGGCCGTCGCCCAGTCCGGCGTGAAGAACATCGTCGACGCCGCCACCCTCACCGAGCTGGAGACCCACGGCGCCTCCGGCCACGACCACGACCACGGTCACGAGGGCGAAGCCGGCCACGAAGAGGACCACGACCACGGCCACAGCCACGAGGGCGGCACCGACCCGCACGTCTGGCTCGACCCCGTCAAGTACGCGGAGATCGCCAAGGGCGTCGGCGCGGCCCTGGAGAAGGCCGACCCCGGCCACGCGGCCGACTACAAGAAGAACACCGACGAACTGGTCGGCAAACTGGCCGCGCTCGACACGGAGTTCAAGGACGGCCTGAAGAACACGGCCTCCAAGACCTTCATCACCACCCACTCCGCCTTCGGCTACCTCGCCGAGCGCTACGGCCTCGACCAGGAGGGCATCTCCGGCGTCAATCCCGAGTCCGAGCCCAGCCCGGCCCGGATGAAGGAACTCCAGGCGGTCGCGAAGAAGGACAATGTCACCACCGTGTTCTTCGAGACCCTGGCCAGCGACAAGACGGCCAAGGCCCTCGCGACGGACACCGGCCTGAAGACCGACGTCCTCGACCCCCTCGAGGGCATCACCGACAAGTCCCAGGGCGCCGACTACTTCGAGGTCATGCGTTCCAACCTGAAGAACCTCCAGAAGGCACTCGGAGCCAAGTGA